In the genome of Paludisphaera rhizosphaerae, one region contains:
- a CDS encoding transporter substrate-binding protein: MLRWVLGALAAALLAAALHGGSQWLRRAEAPIVVGLLHSQSGPLAVVEEPMLDAAVLALEEINAQGGLLGRQVKWVIGDGRSDPQTFRSEARRLVDADKVCALFGGLTSACRREMEDAAKSREILVFNAGQYEGCEYARDMVGFGPLPNNQAVPAVSWCMDSLKARKFFLAGIEDVSSYAIHAVVRDQLKALGGSVVGEEFVKVDGKGVTELVAAMKSAGADVVVSSIVGDANRALFQQATAAGLTAEKLPMVCLRVSEDDLQRLPHDQTAGRYAVWSYFHSAGDEASRRLVDKFKARFGSDRTTSDPSVSMYFAVKMWAQAVAEGESIESTEVRDHLSRQSLETGAGVVAMDIDMIHVWRPIRVGKITLAGRIEQVWAMEQPIRPTPFPVFRTRSIWEAALRRWRVDGKSGLPESSTTAPSPSAKAAAPPPPPVVWGPRGTVRAAAGPRETPR; the protein is encoded by the coding sequence ATGCTGCGTTGGGTACTCGGGGCGCTGGCGGCGGCCTTGCTGGCGGCGGCCCTGCACGGGGGTTCCCAGTGGCTCCGTCGGGCCGAAGCGCCGATCGTGGTCGGGCTGTTGCATTCGCAGTCCGGACCGCTGGCGGTCGTCGAGGAGCCGATGCTCGACGCCGCGGTGCTCGCCCTTGAGGAGATCAACGCCCAGGGCGGGCTGCTCGGCCGGCAGGTGAAGTGGGTGATCGGCGACGGCCGATCCGACCCCCAGACGTTCCGCAGCGAGGCTCGCCGGCTGGTCGACGCCGACAAGGTCTGCGCCCTCTTCGGCGGCCTGACCTCGGCCTGCCGCCGCGAGATGGAAGACGCCGCGAAGTCAAGGGAGATCCTGGTCTTCAACGCCGGCCAGTACGAGGGCTGCGAGTACGCCCGCGACATGGTCGGATTCGGCCCGCTGCCGAACAACCAGGCGGTCCCGGCCGTCTCGTGGTGCATGGACTCGCTGAAGGCTCGGAAGTTCTTCCTGGCCGGGATCGAGGACGTCTCCTCGTACGCAATCCACGCCGTCGTCCGCGACCAGCTCAAGGCGCTGGGGGGCTCGGTGGTCGGCGAGGAATTCGTGAAGGTCGACGGTAAGGGCGTAACGGAGCTGGTCGCGGCGATGAAGAGCGCCGGCGCGGACGTAGTGGTCAGCTCAATCGTGGGCGACGCCAACCGCGCCCTCTTTCAGCAGGCGACGGCCGCCGGCCTGACGGCCGAGAAGCTGCCGATGGTCTGCCTCCGCGTCTCCGAGGACGATCTACAACGGCTCCCCCACGACCAGACCGCGGGTCGGTACGCGGTCTGGTCTTATTTCCATTCGGCCGGCGACGAGGCCTCCCGGCGCCTCGTCGACAAGTTCAAGGCCCGTTTCGGAAGCGATCGGACGACCAGCGATCCGTCTGTCTCGATGTACTTCGCGGTGAAAATGTGGGCGCAGGCCGTGGCCGAGGGGGAGTCGATCGAGTCGACCGAGGTTCGCGACCACCTCTCGCGGCAGAGTTTGGAGACCGGGGCGGGGGTGGTGGCAATGGACATCGACATGATCCACGTCTGGCGGCCGATCCGGGTCGGCAAGATCACCCTGGCCGGCCGGATCGAACAGGTCTGGGCGATGGAGCAGCCGATCCGGCCGACGCCGTTCCCGGTCTTCCGCACCCGGTCGATCTGGGAGGCGGCCCTCCGTCGCTGGCGGGTCGACGGCAAGTCGGGCCTCCCTGAATCATCGACCACAGCGCCTTCGCCGTCGGCGAAGGCCGCCGCTCCCCCGCCGCCTCCAGTTGTGTGGGGTCCTCGAGGGACCGTGAGGGCGGCGGCGGGCCCGCGTGAGACGCCGCGTTAG